The following proteins come from a genomic window of Drosophila sulfurigaster albostrigata strain 15112-1811.04 chromosome X, ASM2355843v2, whole genome shotgun sequence:
- the LOC133847860 gene encoding uncharacterized protein LOC133847860 has product MKLYSCQDRSPQTQTLIDFSIDFSLAMRSLHSSGCSGHPEQRWPPGPHGAHGRQVGHGVVLVGLQVVLEVVRGVVRRVVLRVVLQVVRRVVLRVVRRVVLGVVQRVVLRVVRGVVLRVVSQGCVVLRVVLPVVLRVVLLVVLRVVSQVVLRVVLLVVLLVVSQGCVVLRVVLRVELLVVLRVVSQGCVVLRVVLRVVLLVVLLVVSQGCVVLRVVLRVELLVVLRVVSQGCVVLRVVLRWFYE; this is encoded by the exons ATGAAGCTCTATAGTTGCCAAGATCGCTCACCACAGACACAGACCCTAATTGATTTCTCGATTGATTTCAGCTTGGCTATGAGGTCCTTGCACAGTTCCGGTTGCAGTGGACATCCGGAGCAACGCTGGCCACCGGGTCCACATGGCGCACATGGTCGCCAAGTGGGCCATGGAGTGGTTCTTGTTGGGCTACAGGTCGTCCTAGAAGTAGTTCGTGGTGTGGTTCGACGAGTGGTTCTGCGTGTTGTCCTCCAAGTGGTTCGACGTGTAGTTCTTCGAGTGGTTCGACGGGTGGTTCTAGGTGTAGTCCAACGAGTTGTTCTGCGAGTAGTTCGAGGTGTAGTCCTGCGAGTTGTCTCACAAGGTTGCGTTGTTCTTCGAGTGGTTCTTCCAGTGGTTCTACGAGTAGTGCTTCTAGTGGTTCTTCGAGTAGTCTCACAGG TGGTTCTACGAGTAGTGCTTCTAGTGGTTCTTCTAGTAGTCTCACAAGGTTGCGTTGTCCTTCGAGTGGTTCTACGAGTAGAGCTTCTAGTGGTTCTTCGAGTAGTCTCACAGGGTTGCGTTGTCCTTCGAGTGGTTCTACGAGTAGTGCTTCTAGTGGTTCTTCTAGTAGTCTCACAAGGTTGCGTTGTCCTTCGAGTGGTTCTACGAGTAGAGCTTCTAGTGGTTCTTCGAGTAGTCTCACAGGGTTGCGTTGTCCTTCGAGTGGTTCTACGA TGGTTCTACGAGTAG